From the genome of Saccopteryx bilineata isolate mSacBil1 chromosome 6, mSacBil1_pri_phased_curated, whole genome shotgun sequence, one region includes:
- the TM2D2 gene encoding TM2 domain-containing protein 2 translates to MVLGGCPVSYLLLCGQAALLLGNLLLLHCVSRSHSYNATAEPELTSAGAAHPEIFAGAQSWEYGDPNSPVILCSYLPDEFIECEDPVDHVGNVTASQELGYGCLKFGGQAYGDVEHTSVQCRALEGIECASPRTFLRENKPCIKYTGHYFITTLLYSFFLGCFGVDRFCLGHTGTAVGKLLTLGGLGIWWFVDLILLITGGLMPSDGSNWCTVY, encoded by the exons ATGGTGCTGGGTGGTTGCCCGGTGAGTTACTTACTTCTGTGCGGCCAGGCGGCTTTGCTGCTGGGAAATCTACTTCTGTTGCATTGTGTCTCTCGGAGCCACTCGTACAATGCTACGGCGGAGCCGGAGCTCACATCCGCTGGCGCCGCCCACCCGGAGATCTTCGCGGGTGCTCAGAGCTGGGAATATGGCGACCCCAACTCTCCAGTCATCCTTTGCTCTTACCT ACCTGATGAATTCATAGAATGTGAAGACCCTGTGGATCATGTTGGAAATGTAACCGCATCCCAGGAACTTGGTTATGGTTGTCTCAAG TTCGGCGGTCAGGCCTACGGTGATGTGGAGCACACGTCAGTCCAGTGCCGGGCCCTGGAGGGAATTGAGTGTGCCAGTCCCAGAACCTTCCTACGAGAGAATAAACCTTGTATAAA GTACACAGGACACTATTTCATAACCACTCTACTCTACTCTTTCTTCCTGGGATGTTTTGGAGTGGATCGTTTCTGTCTGGGACACACTGGCACAGCAGTAGGGAAGCTATTGACACTTGGAGGACTTGGGATTTGGTGGTTTGTTGACCTTATATTACTTATTACTGGAGGGCTGATGCCAAGTGATGGTAGCAATTGGTGCACTGTTTACTAA